The Glandiceps talaboti chromosome 9, keGlaTala1.1, whole genome shotgun sequence genome window below encodes:
- the LOC144439831 gene encoding peripheral myelin protein 22-like, whose protein sequence is MTVGLVLSAIAAILYIVCTATHYWFVYDVVGESSNAGLWRRCTTHNYDIHECVDLGYQDLKASVYGSRAFMITACSVCVGALILGLYAVIRETVNKAKIVSGCAIALTGLLVLFGTLWYDLKTQKEATGLDYKYGYSIILGWIAIPLAIGGGGVIAYYGMPAEKRS, encoded by the exons ATGACTGTGGGCCTTGTCCTTTCTGCCATAGCTGCCATTCTGTACATCGTCTGTACAGCAACTCACTACTGGTTTGTATATGACGTGGTTGGAGAATCTTCTAACGCTGGATTATGGCGTAGGTGTACAACacataattatgatatacatgAATGTGTGGATTTAGGATATCAGGATCTCAAAG CAAGTGTATACGGTTCCCGAGCATTCATGATCACAGCCTGTTCGGTATGTGTGGGTGCTTTGATCCTTGGTCTATATGCTGTGATAAGGGAGACTGTCAACAAAGCCAAGATTGTGTCTGGATGTGCCATAGCTTTGACAG GATTACTTGTCTTATTTGGAACTTTGTGGTACGACCTGAAGACTCAGAAAGAAGCCACTGGCTTAGACTACAAGTATGGATATTCCATAATCCTGGGATGGATCGCCATTCCATTGGCCATCGGAGGAGGAGGTGTAATTGCATATTATGGTATGCCTGCAGAAAAACGATCATGA